The window TAGCTACCCCCTGTCCGTTACTCTCAATATTCTTGTTACTCCCTGTATCCGTCATATCATCCACAATAGAGGCTGTTAAAAGGGATTCTAATATACCTACTAAAGCTAGAGCTAAAGAATATGGTAATATAATTTCTAATGTTTGGAAGTTTAACGGAATATCAGGTAAAAAGAACGTTGGTAACGTTTTAGATATACTACCCATACTTCCTACCGTTCTAACCCCTACATTCCCAAAGATAGCAATAACCGTCACCACTACGATTGCAACTAATGTAGAAGGAATAGCTTTGTTTAAATAAGGAAACAAGTAAATGATGGCTAATGTTAAGGCAACTAGAACAAACATAATCCATGTTTCTCCAACAAAATGATCTAGTTGAGCCATAAATATTAAAATGGCTAATGCATTTACGAATCCTACCATGACAGATCGAGGGATAAATTTCATATATTTAGCAAGTTTGAAAATACCAAAAAGAATTTGCAAAACTCCAGTTAAGATGGTAGCAGCTAATAAGTACTGATATCCGTGCTCTGCAACTAAATGAATAAACAATAAAGCCATAGCACCAGTTGCACCTGAAATCATACCAGGTCGCCCACCAATAAAGGCAATTACAATAGCGATTACAAAGGAAGCATAAAGTCCTACCATTGGATCTACTCCTGCAATGATAGAAAAAGCAATTGCCTCTGGAATTAGTGCTAATGCAACAACTATACCTGCAATAATATCTCCTCTAATATTTCCAAACCAAGAAGAAAAATAATTTGTGTTTTCCATGATGTATTTCCCCTTTCATCTTTATTATTAGTCAAGTAGGAATTCATATTCAGTGATATTACAGGGAAGTGAATCAACTAATAAATATGTGTGAAAAACAAGCTAAATGATTGACCAAAAGCTTGTACGAGTAATAAACTAATATTCAAATGAACGTTTGAATGAGGTGCTGAAATGGTTAGTAAAAACTTAGTTTGTGAAACAACTATAATAAATGAACAAAAAGTTAAAAGGGTAAAAAAAGTAATAGATGAAAAAGTAACAATAGATGTGGCTAAATTTTTCCGTGCATTATCTGATCCAACTAGGTTGAAAATTAGTTATGCATTATATAAAGGGGAAGAGTTATGTGTGTGTGATGTTGCAGAGATAGTTGGTTCGACAAATGCGACTGCCTCACACCACCTAAGACTTCTGAGAGATTTAGGTTTAGCCAAATACAGAAAAGAAGGTAAGCTAGTTTATTATTCTTTAGATGATGATCATGTGAAACAGTTAATTGAAATTGCTTATGAACACCAAAAGGAAGTGACCGAACGTGGAAAATAAAAAAGAATATCGGTTACAAGGATTAACATGCACAAATTGTGCAGCCAAATTTGAAACAAATGTAAAAGAGATTACAGGCGTCGAGGAGGCAAAAATAAACTACGGAGCGGCAAAAATTACGGTTTATGGAAAAACGACCATTAAAGAGTTAGAAAAAGCAGGGGCGTTTGATCAAATTAAAGTAACAGAGTTAGCTCATAATGTTTCAGAAGAACAGAAAGTTCCTCTTTATCAGAAGCATTGGCGTGTTTTGTTATCATTTGTAGCTTTAATTGTTGGTTGGTATTTTTTCTTTACATTGGGTGAAGACCATTACGCGACAATAAGTGCATTCGCCGTAACGATTATTGTTGGAGGATATCGATTGTTTCTTATCGGTCTGAAAAACTTATCAAGGCTTCAATTCGATATGAAAACGCTAATGACAATAGCGATTATTGGTGCAGCCATCATTGGGGAATGGGCAGAAGGTGCGACGGTCGTTATTTTGTTTGCTATAAGTGAAGCACTAGAAACGTATTCAATGGAAAAAGCTAGATCATCTATTCGTTCCTTAATGAATATTGCCCCTAAAAAAGCGTTAATAAAACGTAATAACGAAGAGCGATATGTTTCTGTAGAAGAAATTGAAGTAAATGATATTATGATTGTAAAACCTGGTGAGAAGCTTGCGATGGATGGAAAGATTTTAAGAGGGGTTGCTGCTATAAACACCGCTGCGATTACTGGGGAAAGTATACCATTAACAAAAACCATTGGTGATGACGTTTATGCCGGAACGCTTAACGAAGATGGGTTTATAGAAGTGGAAGTAACAAAACGTGTAGAAGATACAACGCTTTCTAAAATAATATATTTAGTGGAGGAAGCTCAAGCGGAACGTGCTCCATCTCAAGCGTTTGTAGATAAATTTGCCAAGTATTATACACCTTTAATAATGGTAATTGCATTTTTAGTGGCTGTAATTCCACCACTACTTTTTGGCTTATCTTGGGAAGCATGGATATATCAAGGTTTAGCAGTACTTGTTGTAGGTTGCCCTTGTGCACTAGTTATTTCCACACCTATTTCCATCGTTACAGCAATCGGAAATGCAGCTAGAAACGGAGTGCTGATAAAAGGAGGGATTCACCTAGAGCAATTAGGGGCCATTCGAGCGATCGCTTTTGACAAAACAGGTACATTAACAAAGGGGACTCCTGTTGTTACAGATGTTATAGAGTTGGAAGCTTCTAATGAAGAACTATTAAAAAAGGTTATGGCTATTGAAAAAGGATCTAGTCATCCTTTAGCAAAATCAATTGTTAATCATATAGAAAAGATTAAGATGGGTGAATCAAAAACGTTAGACGTAGAAAACATCATCGCTATTCCTGGAAAAGGAGTATCGGGAACGATAAACGGGGAGAAATATAATATTGGAAGTCCTAATTGGTTTATGGAAAGTGAGCACCCAACAATCTCTTCTTATATCAATAGAATAACGGAATTGCAAAATGAAGGAAAGACGGTAATGGTTGCAGGGACTCCTCAAAGAATAGAAGGAATTATTGCGCTGCGAGACGAAGTTAGAACTTCAAGCAAAAATGTAATATCAAAGCTAAAGGAATTTGGTATAGAGAAAACAGTGTTATTAACAGGGGACAATAAACGAACCGCTGAAGTAATAAAGCATCAACTCGGAGTAGATGAAGTACACGCTGAACTTTTACCTGAACAAAAGCTACGTTTAGTTAAAAAACTAAGAGATAACTATAACCACGTTGCGATGGTAGGGGATGGAATAAATGATGCTCCAGCATTAGCTGCCGCTGATATTGGTGTTGCAATGGGAGGAGCAGGTACTGATACCGCACTAGAAACAGCAGACGTGGCATTAATGGCAGACGACCTACAAAAACTACCTTACGCCATTAGTTTAAGCAAAAAAACATTGCAAATTATTAAGCAAAATATCGCATTTTCAATAGGGCTAAAAATATTGGCTTTATTATTAGTAATACCTGGCTGGTTAACGTTATGGATTGCCATTTTTGCGGATATGGGTGCAACGGTTCTTGTAACGTTAAATAGTTTGAGGTTGCTGAAGATTAAGAATAAATAATAGGGGCACAAAAAAGGCCGACGCTCAGATGTCGGCCTTTAATATATTAATCTTTATCTTGTAATGATTTCCGCAATTTCACGGTAAGACATGCCTGTTTGAATTTCATAAGTTCCTGCACGTACTTTCTTCTCTAATCCAGCATCTCCTAGAAACTTAATAAAATCTTTTGCACTCTCAATCAATCCGTCTGACTCTAGTTGTTCTGCAGCAATTTGAGTAGGAACACCACTTTTTATTTCAAACGTATAAACTTTAGGTTCTTCCTCTACTTTTTCTTCTTCTTTCGGCTCTTCAGAATCCTTTGGAGATTCTTCAGCTACTTCAGCCTCTTGTTCTTCTACCTTTTCTTCTTCCATAGAAGGTAATAGACTATCATATTCTTCTTTTGTTAACAAAAAAAGATTATTTTCTGCAACATAAGACTGAATTTGTTCTTCTGTTAGGGCTACTTCTTTTTTTCCTTCAATAGTGTAAGCACATCCAGTTACGCCGGTTGCAAAAAGAATTCCAACTGCTAATGCTCGGAAAGTCGTCTTCATGACGTTTGTTTTCCTTTCATTTTAGCTTTCATGATGGCACGTTCTACTTTATCCATCGGAATAGAAGTAAATTGTGTTATTTGCTCTGCCTTATAACCTTTATGAAATAAAGAAATAATAATCTCTTCATCACTTACATTTTCACTTTTTTCAACAGAAGGTTTGGATGCTTTTTTGACTGTCATTTTTGATGTTGGCCCAACAAGTAATTCCTCTTCTAATACTTTCATTCTTCTTTCAATCTTGTACTTATCTTGAACAACGTCCATAGATAATTGTTCGAACTCTTCCTCTAAATCTTTTACTCTATCTTTTTGTAAGAAAGATAGACCAATAATTACTAGAGAAGCGATAACTAAAAAGATACTAGCAAATAACATGTGGTCACCTCATAAAAAAATTTAATAAACTATAAGTACACTTATTACCATCCATACTATTCGAACTCGGGTTTCTATTTTTGTCTGTACAACCATAATTATTTTACACGAAAAGACAAGTTCCGACAAAACCTTTTGTTGAGAAAGAAGATATGCAAGTGATACGATTGGAAGGAAAGGTAGGTAATAGACAAATGAATCATGTTGCTATACGTACTTCAGAGCACTTTCCAACATTACATATTTCATGGGATTTACCGTTATGGAAATTTACATATTTAGAAACCTTCTTTAATCGTCCATTAGATTCTCTAACTAGTATTGTGAGGGTTTATAAAACAGATAATAAGCCTCCATACAAGTATGTTTCGTATTTGCAAAAACGAATTAACATGGATGAAAAAGAAATCGATGTCGAAGTAGAAGATAACGAACAATACATAGTAGAACTTCTCTTCACTGATAATGAATGTTTCCTTCCAATTGAAAAATCAATAATTATTTCAATGCAAAACAAAACCAAATCTAATACCCCAACTTTAAACTGGATCACAAATGAAAAAAGCAGCAATTGGCGAAATAACTTTTCTACCTATACCTACTATAACATCTCTAATGAGGATGATTAATATGAGTTCAACAATTACCACTATGTTACAACCTTCCTATGAACAAAAAAGAAAGATTCTAATCCTATCTTCAGAGTACCCTCCAAACATGGAAGGAGGGCTTGGAACACATGTAGAAGGACTAAGTAGTTTTTTAGCAAAAGATTACGTAGTGCATGTCATCACACCAAATATACTGGGTGCGCCATCCTATCAACTGTATAAAGAAGTCCATGTTCATCGAGTTGACACTATTAATAATGAAAGTGAACATTTAATAGAATGGATTGGTCAAGTGAATATAGCTATTGTGGAAAAGGTGTTAGAGTTACGTAGTGAGCATAGCTTTCAATTAATACACGCTCACGATTGGCTCGTTGGATATGCAGCCATAACATTGAAGGTAGAGTGTAATGTACCATTAATTATAACCATCCATTCGACAGAATATGGTCGTAGTAAAGTAAATGGATTTATTGGAGATATTCAACATAAAATTAACGAGATAGAAAGTTTACTATTGAAAAAGTCTGACAAGATAATTGTTTGCAGTAAAGGTATGTTAGATGAAGTGTGTTTTATAGAGGAAGTTAAGGGAAAAACAACTATTATTCCTAATGGGATACAAATAGAAGAACAAAACCGGTCTTCTAGTAATCCATCATATTTAGAAAAGAAGAAAGTAGTCTTAGCAATAGGAAGGTTGGTTCCAGAAAAAGGTTTTCAACATCTTGTACAAGCTGCAGCAATTGTATCCAATCAAATAGAAGATGTGTTATTTGTTTTAGCAGGAGTAGGTCCAATGAAAAAAAATCTTGAAAAACAAGTAAAAAGACTAGGTTTAGAGTCATCCTTTCTATTTGTAGGGTACGTGAAAAGTGCTGAGAAGAAAGCATTGATACAAAGTAGTGATGTAGTTGTTATACCTAGTTTATATGAACCGTTTGGAATTGTTGCGATTGAAGCGATGAAAGAACGTAAACCGGTCATTGCTGCCTCTATTGGTGGATTAAAATCAATCATTAAACATGAGCATGACGGACTCCTAGTAGAATGTACAAACCGAAATGAACTCGCTCAGGCCATAAGTCGTATTTTACATAATGAACAAGAATCTGCCACATTTGGGGAGCATGCGTATGAAAAAGTTAGAATACACTATAGTTGGAAACGGGTGATAACATTAACAAAAAGTGTATATAATCATGTATTACGTTAAAATGGGGGTAGGTGAATGTGAAGGCGGTTATTTTAGCAGGAGGGCTTGGTACGAGGCTATTACCGTTAACAGAAACAACACCGAAACCATTAGTGCCATTACAAAATAAACCTGTTATGGAGTATAGTATTGAACTATTAAAAAAACATGGAATAACAGAAATTATTGTAACAATTTGCTATTTAAGTGAGAAAATTAAAAATTATTTCGGTGATGGTTCAAAATGGGGAGTACACATTACGTATGTGGAAGAAATAGAGCCACTTGGAACAGCAGGTTGTGTTAAATTTGCTAAAATATTTTTAGAAGATACGTTCTTAGTCATTAGTGGAGATGCATTAACTGATTTTAATTTACAAAAGGGAATTGATTTTCACGAGAAGCACGAAGCATTAATGACAATCTTTATGGCTAAAACGAAATATCCAACTTACTACGGAATTATGAAAGTAAATGCAGATGGTGAAATCATTGCGTTTAAAGAAAAACCAAAAAGTAATGAGGTTTTTAGTAATATAGTCAATACAGGAATATACGTAGTAAATCCGAAAATATTTTCTTACTTTCCAAATAAAGAAGCGATCGATTTCAGCAAAGATATATTACCTATTCTTTTACAAAATGGGAGTAAAATCATCGGTTATTTAGCAGAAGGGTATTGGATAGATATAGGCAATCATGCTCAATACGAACAGGCAAAGGAAGATCTAAAGCAAAATAAAGTTAGTGTGATAGAGAATGAAGGACAAATGTTTTCAACGCGTTTATGGAAGATGATTATGAAGAAAAAGCAAAAGAAAAAAGAAATAAAATAAGCAGTAGGAAGACCTACTGCTTACTTTGTTTCACGGTGAACTGTTACCTTTTTTAATCTTGGGCTATATTTCTTAAGCTCAAGACGATCTGGGTTGTTACGTTTATTTTTAGTAGTGATGTAGTTACGGTCACCACTCTCAGTGCAAGCTAAAGTTACTTGTACACGCATCTTTATCCCTCCAAACTTTTCAAGCTTCTATTCAGACTTTACTATAATATCACTTATCTAAAAGAAATACCAGTCATTTTTTCAGGAGAATTATATTTCTTTCCTGTTAAGCTATGTCAAAGCTTAGTGGTGATTTATAAATACTTGTACTTGTTGATTTCCGTGCAAGGCTGAGACTCCTGCGGGAGAAGCGGGGTGCGGGAGACCACACAGGCGCTTGCGCCGAGGAGTAAGTTTTTTCACGACAGTGAAAATAACCTTCCTTTTTACCGCCCGCGGAAAGCGAAGCCTTGCACGGAAATCAACAGCGAACTTTAACATAGCATCCTGTTAAAGGTTTAATCAATCAAACATACAGCATTATGGTTGATGCTCTCCTAATAAAAACGATACTATTATAGTATTAAATGTTAAATAAAAGGAGAATAACATGAAAGAGATAAAAAATAAACTTAGAAAAGAAATGAAAGCAAAGCTCAAATGTTACACAGAGCAAGAACATACAAATATGTCTACATACATACAAAAACACCTTTTTGAAACAAAACAGTGGCAAGATGCTAAAACTATCGGAATTACGGTATCACGATTTCCAGAAGTGCGTACAGATGAGATTATCGAAAAAGCTTGGAACGAAGGAAAGAAAATTGCAGTGCCTAAATGTAATCCAACATCTAGTACGATGGACTTCTATGAAATTGTAAGCTTTCACGAATTAGAAGTAGTTTATTTTGGACTAAGAGAACCGATAGTGAGTAAAACAAAATATGTACCGCCATCAGAAATAGATTTAATAATCGTACCAGGTCTTATTTTTGATAAAGAAGGTTACCGCATTGGTTTTGGTGGTGGATATTTTGATCGTTATCTACAAAAATTCCACGGCCGAAAAATCTCTTTAGCATTTTATACTCAAGTTAACGAAGAAGTTCCAAGAGAAAGCTTTGATATTCCAGTGGAAGCAATTATTACGAACGAAGGTGTTCTTACGTGTTAAGTAATCCAATCCTTATGATCTCTGGTATTGTTTTCGTTGCTGTTATAGGATATTTATTAAAAGCATTAAGTTTTTCAGGAGCTATCGGAACCATTATCGTTGGTTGCTTCATTTCATTAGGATTTAAAGGAGAAGGGCTGTTACTCATTGGTGCTTTTTTTGCAAGCTCAAGTCTATGGAGCAAAATCAAAAAGAAGCAAAAAACATCCGGAATTATTCAAAAAGGTAGTAGACGAGATATCATTCAAGTCTTTGCAAACGGCGCAATACCGGCTAGTTTAAGTTTGGTTTATTATCTGTACCCACATGAATGGATTTTAGTCGGTTTTATAACAGCTATCGCTGTAGCGAATTCGGATACTTGGGCTTCTGAAATAGGGCCTTTTAGCAAAACGAAACCGATACATATTCTCACTTTAAGAAAAGTAGAAGCAGGAACATCAGGTGCGGTATCGAATCTAGGAACAATTGCCAGTTTTCTTGGTTCATTATTTATTGCAATTATTGGCCTTTTACTTTTTGAGGTGGGTTATATAATGGCAGGGTGGATTACGTTGTTTGGAATGGTAGGTTGTTTTCTGGATACGATAGTAGGTGCTACTGTTCAAGCACAATATACGTGCAAAAAGTGTGGGCAAACAACAGAACTTACAGAACATTGTAAAGAAAGTACGGTATTAACAAAAGGAATACGAATAGTAAACAATGATTTGGTAAATGTAATGGCGATCATCCTAGCAACAACAGTATCTATGCTGGGTTGGAAAATGCTGTTTTGAAAATGTAACAAAATCGCTTTAATTTGTTCAGTGCTTCACAATCTTTTTTAGTATAATAAAGTCATAGATAAAATTATTAGTGAAAGAGGCGGTTATAATGGCAAATGGAATCAATCGTGTAGTACTTATAGGAACTGGATTTGTAGGTTCAAGTTATGCTTTTGCATTATTAAATCAAGGTGTAACAGAAGAACTTGTATTAATAGATTTAAATAAAGAAAAATCAGAAGGAGATGCAATGGATTTAAATCATGGTATTGCATTCTCTCCTGCACCTACGAAAATTTGGTATGGTGATTATACAGACAGCAAAGATGCAGATATCGTTGTAATAAGTGCAGGTGCAAATCAAAAGCCAGGTGAAACAAGACTTGATTTAGTAGAAAAAAACACTAAAATTTTCAAAAGCATTGTCGAACAAGTAATGGGAAATGGTTTTGACGGTATTTTCTTAGTAGCGACGAACCCAGTTGACATTTTAACTTATGTAACATGGAAATATTCTGGCTTACCAAAAGAAAGAGTCATCGGATCTGGTACCATTCTAGATACTGCAAGATTCCGTTATTTGCTAGGTGACTACTTCCAAGTGGATGCGAGAAATGTGCATGCATACATTATTGGAGAACATGGAGATACAGAGTTACCGGTATGGAGTAGAGCGGATATTGGTGGAAAACCAATTTTAGACATGATGGCAGAAAAAGAAGGTTATAAAGAAGAAGATTTAGAAGAAATCTTTGTAAATGTTCGTGATGCCGCTTACCATATTATCGAAAGAAAAGGCGCGACTTATTACGGCATTGCCATGGGTCTCGTTCGATTAACAAAAGCGATTTTACAAAATGAAAATTCTATCTTAACTGTATCCGCCTATCTAGAGGGGCAATATGATAGCGAAGACATCTACATTGGAGTACCAGCTATCGTTAATAGAAACGGCATACGTGAAATTGTAGAACTAGATTTATGCGAAAAAGAAAAAGAGCAATTCAAACACTCAGTTCAAGTCTTAACTGACATTAAAAATAAAATTAATTTCTAAAAATTAAAGTATGCTTTATATAACTTGTTATGAAAATATGTGTTAAAGATGATGATTATCATTAATTACTAAAATAGCTGTTGATTTTCGTGCAAGACTGAGACTCCTGCGGGAAAAGCGGGGAGCGGGAGACCCCACAGGCGCAAGCGCCGAGGAGGCTC is drawn from Bacillus alkalisoli and contains these coding sequences:
- a CDS encoding 5-formyltetrahydrofolate cyclo-ligase, with the translated sequence MKEIKNKLRKEMKAKLKCYTEQEHTNMSTYIQKHLFETKQWQDAKTIGITVSRFPEVRTDEIIEKAWNEGKKIAVPKCNPTSSTMDFYEIVSFHELEVVYFGLREPIVSKTKYVPPSEIDLIIVPGLIFDKEGYRIGFGGGYFDRYLQKFHGRKISLAFYTQVNEEVPRESFDIPVEAIITNEGVLTC
- a CDS encoding ArsR/SmtB family transcription factor, with translation MVSKNLVCETTIINEQKVKRVKKVIDEKVTIDVAKFFRALSDPTRLKISYALYKGEELCVCDVAEIVGSTNATASHHLRLLRDLGLAKYRKEGKLVYYSLDDDHVKQLIEIAYEHQKEVTERGK
- the rpmG gene encoding 50S ribosomal protein L33 encodes the protein MRVQVTLACTESGDRNYITTKNKRNNPDRLELKKYSPRLKKVTVHRETK
- a CDS encoding glycosyltransferase family 4 protein — protein: MSSTITTMLQPSYEQKRKILILSSEYPPNMEGGLGTHVEGLSSFLAKDYVVHVITPNILGAPSYQLYKEVHVHRVDTINNESEHLIEWIGQVNIAIVEKVLELRSEHSFQLIHAHDWLVGYAAITLKVECNVPLIITIHSTEYGRSKVNGFIGDIQHKINEIESLLLKKSDKIIVCSKGMLDEVCFIEEVKGKTTIIPNGIQIEEQNRSSSNPSYLEKKKVVLAIGRLVPEKGFQHLVQAAAIVSNQIEDVLFVLAGVGPMKKNLEKQVKRLGLESSFLFVGYVKSAEKKALIQSSDVVVIPSLYEPFGIVAIEAMKERKPVIAASIGGLKSIIKHEHDGLLVECTNRNELAQAISRILHNEQESATFGEHAYEKVRIHYSWKRVITLTKSVYNHVLR
- a CDS encoding heavy metal translocating P-type ATPase, which gives rise to MENKKEYRLQGLTCTNCAAKFETNVKEITGVEEAKINYGAAKITVYGKTTIKELEKAGAFDQIKVTELAHNVSEEQKVPLYQKHWRVLLSFVALIVGWYFFFTLGEDHYATISAFAVTIIVGGYRLFLIGLKNLSRLQFDMKTLMTIAIIGAAIIGEWAEGATVVILFAISEALETYSMEKARSSIRSLMNIAPKKALIKRNNEERYVSVEEIEVNDIMIVKPGEKLAMDGKILRGVAAINTAAITGESIPLTKTIGDDVYAGTLNEDGFIEVEVTKRVEDTTLSKIIYLVEEAQAERAPSQAFVDKFAKYYTPLIMVIAFLVAVIPPLLFGLSWEAWIYQGLAVLVVGCPCALVISTPISIVTAIGNAARNGVLIKGGIHLEQLGAIRAIAFDKTGTLTKGTPVVTDVIELEASNEELLKKVMAIEKGSSHPLAKSIVNHIEKIKMGESKTLDVENIIAIPGKGVSGTINGEKYNIGSPNWFMESEHPTISSYINRITELQNEGKTVMVAGTPQRIEGIIALRDEVRTSSKNVISKLKEFGIEKTVLLTGDNKRTAEVIKHQLGVDEVHAELLPEQKLRLVKKLRDNYNHVAMVGDGINDAPALAAADIGVAMGGAGTDTALETADVALMADDLQKLPYAISLSKKTLQIIKQNIAFSIGLKILALLLVIPGWLTLWIAIFADMGATVLVTLNSLRLLKIKNK
- a CDS encoding nucleotidyltransferase family protein — encoded protein: MKAVILAGGLGTRLLPLTETTPKPLVPLQNKPVMEYSIELLKKHGITEIIVTICYLSEKIKNYFGDGSKWGVHITYVEEIEPLGTAGCVKFAKIFLEDTFLVISGDALTDFNLQKGIDFHEKHEALMTIFMAKTKYPTYYGIMKVNADGEIIAFKEKPKSNEVFSNIVNTGIYVVNPKIFSYFPNKEAIDFSKDILPILLQNGSKIIGYLAEGYWIDIGNHAQYEQAKEDLKQNKVSVIENEGQMFSTRLWKMIMKKKQKKKEIK
- a CDS encoding endolytic transglycosylase MltG, which encodes MKTTFRALAVGILFATGVTGCAYTIEGKKEVALTEEQIQSYVAENNLFLLTKEEYDSLLPSMEEEKVEEQEAEVAEESPKDSEEPKEEEKVEEEPKVYTFEIKSGVPTQIAAEQLESDGLIESAKDFIKFLGDAGLEKKVRAGTYEIQTGMSYREIAEIITR
- a CDS encoding L-lactate dehydrogenase, with amino-acid sequence MANGINRVVLIGTGFVGSSYAFALLNQGVTEELVLIDLNKEKSEGDAMDLNHGIAFSPAPTKIWYGDYTDSKDADIVVISAGANQKPGETRLDLVEKNTKIFKSIVEQVMGNGFDGIFLVATNPVDILTYVTWKYSGLPKERVIGSGTILDTARFRYLLGDYFQVDARNVHAYIIGEHGDTELPVWSRADIGGKPILDMMAEKEGYKEEDLEEIFVNVRDAAYHIIERKGATYYGIAMGLVRLTKAILQNENSILTVSAYLEGQYDSEDIYIGVPAIVNRNGIREIVELDLCEKEKEQFKHSVQVLTDIKNKINF
- a CDS encoding DUF92 domain-containing protein — its product is MLSNPILMISGIVFVAVIGYLLKALSFSGAIGTIIVGCFISLGFKGEGLLLIGAFFASSSLWSKIKKKQKTSGIIQKGSRRDIIQVFANGAIPASLSLVYYLYPHEWILVGFITAIAVANSDTWASEIGPFSKTKPIHILTLRKVEAGTSGAVSNLGTIASFLGSLFIAIIGLLLFEVGYIMAGWITLFGMVGCFLDTIVGATVQAQYTCKKCGQTTELTEHCKESTVLTKGIRIVNNDLVNVMAIILATTVSMLGWKMLF
- a CDS encoding SulP family inorganic anion transporter — its product is MENTNYFSSWFGNIRGDIIAGIVVALALIPEAIAFSIIAGVDPMVGLYASFVIAIVIAFIGGRPGMISGATGAMALLFIHLVAEHGYQYLLAATILTGVLQILFGIFKLAKYMKFIPRSVMVGFVNALAILIFMAQLDHFVGETWIMFVLVALTLAIIYLFPYLNKAIPSTLVAIVVVTVIAIFGNVGVRTVGSMGSISKTLPTFFLPDIPLNFQTLEIILPYSLALALVGILESLLTASIVDDMTDTGSNKNIESNGQGVANIITGFFGGMAGCAMIGQSIINVSSGGRGRLSSLAAGIFLIFLIVVLGDIVVQIPMAALAGVMIMVAISTFDWNSVKTLHLLPKTDAVVMIVTVLTVVFTHNLAIGVFTGILLSAIFFVSKISRVEVDSKLVDHKRRYIVRGQLFFASVTELLTKFDFKEEIKQVELNLSRTHLWDDSAVAAIDKIVNKFEESGIAVEVTGLNDDSSELVKKLTNKLSSH